The Neobacillus sp. OS1-2 genome includes a window with the following:
- a CDS encoding alpha-mannosidase: MFLTERKFEARIRELEGFRYRDCVSIELFYTHEDDGEIGAHPPKAFDEKSTMRIGDYWKGRDRYIWLHAVVDCHLPNSVQQVAGIFSFGKTGGGNNSGFESLLFVNGKPYQGVDSNHEEVLFDEHMAKGPMRLDFRLWSGLEGGGVPVENEFKLEQAEIGWLDTRVDNLYYTLLAAYEVLKETNEADPTYSVLKQMLQDALLRMDWTEPGSLAFYESCYEAETSLTEALQSIEKTSAITIHTVGHTHIDVAWLWRLRNTREKAARSFSTVLHLMRQFPEYQFLQTQPQLYEYIKTDYPDIYEQIKDRIAAAQWEAGGAMWLEADCNIPSGESLVRQILHGKNFFKEEFGVDCQYLWLPDVFGYSWALPQILKKSGINTMMTTKISWNQYNRMPHDTFHWKGIDGSEILTHFITTPEPWNGPDSWFYTYNGYITAKTVKGAWNGYRDKDLSKDLLLSYGYGDGGGGVNRHMLEMRRRFDQMPGMPKVKTTTAGEFFEKLHENVEKSTGYIHKWDGELYLEYHRGTYTSQAFMKKMNRKLELLYRRAEFLSSWLSENGVWLGDAAMKDGWKIILRNQFHDIIPGSSIHEVYEDAREEYAEALQIVQQVETMLVESGVDQADRSVVVFNSTHQTGKRNVVMSQFADCAAGVWTDGKGTVFPSQKRPDGWLVAVDSLPSFGAKQLYFEPAEAAPETTHFTYHERKVETPFYEVEWNEYGQITTLYDKEAQRHVLADGQSGNVLQIFEDKPLAHDAWDIDIFYHEKMEEIRNIATFEVVENGELTLAIDSKWSYHHSDISQRIVFYKNDRRIDFETKVDWHEKRKLLKASFPVDVRATEATYDIQYGNVKRPTHWNTSWEMAKFESVGHQWADLSEPDYGVSLLNDSKYGYDIKENVMRLTLLKAATHPDPEADQGMHSFTYSLYPHIGDWRQAKTVEKAWDLNDPVFAVEGKWTKEDSFIECDTDHIWIDAIKPAYDGNGLIIRLHEYEGRRGKVSLNVRKPITSWVETNLMEEPIAEAAPSPFEFEIKPYEIKTFRIV; encoded by the coding sequence ATGTTTTTGACCGAAAGAAAATTTGAAGCGCGCATAAGGGAATTAGAAGGTTTCCGGTATCGTGATTGCGTTAGCATCGAGCTATTTTACACACATGAGGATGATGGCGAGATTGGTGCCCATCCACCAAAGGCCTTCGATGAAAAAAGCACCATGAGGATTGGCGACTATTGGAAGGGACGCGATCGCTATATTTGGCTTCATGCGGTGGTAGATTGCCATCTGCCAAACAGCGTTCAACAAGTGGCAGGTATCTTTTCATTTGGCAAGACGGGCGGCGGGAATAATTCCGGGTTTGAATCATTACTTTTTGTAAACGGTAAACCATACCAAGGTGTCGACTCCAACCATGAAGAAGTACTGTTTGATGAGCATATGGCTAAGGGTCCAATGCGTTTAGACTTCCGACTCTGGTCCGGACTTGAAGGCGGTGGTGTGCCGGTTGAGAATGAATTTAAGCTGGAGCAGGCTGAAATCGGCTGGCTGGACACAAGGGTCGATAATTTATACTACACCCTTTTAGCGGCATATGAGGTGTTAAAGGAGACGAATGAAGCAGACCCTACTTATTCAGTTTTGAAACAAATGCTTCAGGATGCCCTACTGCGAATGGATTGGACGGAACCTGGAAGCCTAGCGTTCTATGAATCCTGCTACGAAGCCGAAACGAGTCTTACAGAGGCGCTTCAGTCTATTGAAAAAACATCCGCTATTACGATTCATACTGTCGGTCACACCCATATTGATGTGGCTTGGCTTTGGCGCTTAAGGAACACAAGGGAGAAGGCCGCCCGTTCCTTTTCAACGGTCCTGCATTTAATGAGGCAGTTCCCTGAATACCAATTCCTGCAAACCCAGCCGCAGCTCTATGAGTATATCAAAACCGACTACCCAGACATTTACGAGCAAATAAAGGATAGAATTGCGGCAGCCCAGTGGGAAGCTGGTGGAGCAATGTGGCTCGAAGCCGACTGTAATATCCCGAGCGGTGAGTCGTTGGTCCGGCAAATCCTCCATGGGAAGAACTTTTTTAAAGAAGAGTTTGGTGTCGATTGTCAATACCTTTGGCTTCCGGACGTTTTCGGTTATAGCTGGGCGCTGCCGCAAATCTTGAAAAAATCCGGCATTAACACAATGATGACAACAAAAATTAGCTGGAATCAATACAACCGGATGCCTCATGATACTTTTCACTGGAAGGGAATCGACGGTTCGGAGATCTTAACACACTTTATCACCACACCGGAACCATGGAATGGACCGGATTCATGGTTCTATACGTATAATGGCTACATTACCGCGAAAACCGTTAAGGGAGCTTGGAACGGCTATCGTGACAAAGACTTATCAAAGGACCTGCTTCTTTCATACGGGTATGGTGACGGCGGTGGCGGTGTTAATCGTCATATGCTTGAAATGCGCCGCAGATTTGACCAAATGCCTGGAATGCCAAAGGTGAAGACAACAACGGCAGGTGAATTTTTCGAAAAACTGCATGAAAATGTCGAGAAATCGACCGGTTATATTCATAAGTGGGACGGCGAACTGTACCTGGAATACCACCGTGGTACCTATACAAGTCAGGCCTTTATGAAAAAAATGAATCGTAAACTGGAGCTGCTCTATCGCAGAGCTGAATTCCTATCCTCTTGGCTGTCTGAAAATGGCGTATGGCTTGGCGATGCTGCAATGAAAGACGGCTGGAAGATTATTTTAAGAAATCAATTTCATGATATTATCCCAGGGTCTTCGATTCATGAAGTCTATGAAGATGCCAGGGAAGAATATGCGGAAGCGCTGCAAATCGTTCAGCAAGTGGAAACCATGCTTGTGGAAAGCGGAGTCGACCAGGCCGACCGTTCCGTCGTTGTTTTCAATTCCACGCACCAAACCGGCAAAAGAAATGTGGTCATGTCTCAGTTTGCTGATTGTGCAGCTGGGGTTTGGACAGATGGCAAGGGCACGGTGTTTCCTTCTCAAAAACGCCCTGATGGCTGGCTTGTTGCAGTCGATTCTCTTCCATCCTTTGGTGCGAAGCAATTGTATTTTGAACCGGCTGAAGCAGCACCGGAAACAACGCATTTCACGTATCATGAACGAAAGGTAGAAACACCGTTTTATGAGGTGGAGTGGAATGAGTACGGACAGATTACAACGCTTTATGATAAAGAAGCACAGCGCCATGTGCTAGCAGATGGTCAAAGCGGCAATGTACTGCAAATCTTTGAAGATAAACCGCTTGCCCATGATGCCTGGGATATTGATATTTTCTATCACGAGAAGATGGAGGAAATCCGAAATATCGCCACATTCGAGGTAGTGGAGAACGGGGAACTGACTCTTGCGATTGATAGTAAATGGTCGTATCATCATTCGGACATTTCTCAGCGGATTGTTTTTTATAAAAATGATCGTCGGATTGATTTTGAAACCAAGGTAGACTGGCATGAAAAGCGTAAATTACTTAAGGCTTCATTCCCTGTGGATGTTCGCGCGACAGAGGCAACCTATGATATTCAATATGGTAATGTAAAGCGCCCGACCCATTGGAATACCAGTTGGGAAATGGCGAAATTTGAATCAGTCGGACACCAGTGGGCAGATCTTTCCGAGCCAGATTATGGGGTAAGTTTACTGAATGACTCCAAATATGGCTATGATATCAAAGAAAATGTGATGCGGTTAACCTTATTAAAAGCAGCCACACATCCGGATCCTGAGGCAGATCAGGGCATGCATTCCTTTACCTATTCACTATATCCGCATATAGGCGATTGGCGGCAGGCGAAGACAGTGGAAAAGGCCTGGGATTTAAATGACCCCGTTTTCGCTGTTGAAGGGAAATGGACGAAGGAAGATTCGTTTATTGAATGCGATACAGACCATATTTGGATTGATGCGATAAAGCCTGCTTACGATGGCAATGGCCTGATTATCCGTTTACATGAGTATGAGGGCAGACGAGGCAAGGTGTCTCTGAACGTTCGAAAACCCATCACATCATGGGTGGAGACCAATTTGATGGAAGAACCTATTGCAGAGGCAGCACCATCACCATTTGAGTTTGAAATTAAACCATATGAAATTAAGACATTCAGAATCGTATAG
- a CDS encoding beta-N-acetylhexosaminidase, with amino-acid sequence MKLHLTGATAAVADGLKLVLESIGIQLSPDGYPVQIRKQNGPIRVVNQSDSGQIYFEKTVHFFRAVGLWVEHFQNEVEFDVTEVPQFDMSGVMLDASRNAVPTMAEVENLLRRMAVMGLDTLMLYTEDTYEVKEHPYFGYMRGRYTAEELTSLDDYAAKLGVEMIPCIQTLGHLREALKWNYAADIRDTDDILLVEEPKTYEFLENCIKAASEPFRTKRIHIGMDETFQLGLGKYLQQHGYENHIDLMNRHLQEVVTITEKHGLKPMIWSDMYFPLFAEDSKYKDENGKIPEELIAQIPDVELVYWNYYSQDQEVYETDFHRHMLLGKTPIFAGGAWTWNGIAPNYGKAIVTTEAAIAACKKEGIKEVFVTMWGDNGAETPFSTSLPILQLFAEHTYHQEVTLEQVAKRFEFCSEGHFDDFMMLKRLDETPGVMKDNMNTSMTSKVLLYQDILIGLYDENIRGLSLGEHYQKLVPELEKAKKNNPGWASLFGFYEQLARVLSEKAEIGLRLTEAYKEKDYQQMKSILVKLDVIQTNVDLLRQKHRKVWFAAYKPFGWEVIDIRYGGVITRIDSVKYRINEWLDGRMTSLEELEEKRLRHDGPWEVVDGLVGGNVYHRIVTAGNFSL; translated from the coding sequence ATGAAACTTCACCTAACTGGCGCGACAGCTGCCGTTGCCGATGGGCTTAAACTGGTATTGGAGAGTATAGGTATTCAACTTTCACCTGACGGATACCCTGTGCAGATAAGAAAACAAAATGGTCCCATTAGGGTTGTAAATCAAAGTGACAGTGGGCAAATTTATTTTGAAAAAACGGTTCACTTTTTCCGGGCAGTAGGACTTTGGGTGGAACACTTTCAAAATGAAGTTGAATTTGATGTAACAGAAGTGCCGCAGTTTGACATGAGTGGTGTTATGCTCGATGCCTCGAGAAATGCTGTGCCAACAATGGCTGAGGTAGAAAATTTACTGCGAAGAATGGCTGTAATGGGTCTCGATACCTTGATGCTTTATACCGAGGATACGTATGAGGTAAAGGAACATCCGTATTTCGGCTATATGCGGGGACGCTATACAGCAGAAGAGTTAACATCCCTTGATGATTATGCCGCGAAGCTGGGCGTTGAGATGATTCCTTGTATTCAAACATTGGGTCACTTACGAGAAGCGCTCAAATGGAATTATGCGGCGGACATTCGGGATACAGATGATATTTTACTAGTCGAAGAGCCGAAAACATATGAGTTTTTAGAGAATTGTATAAAGGCAGCATCGGAACCATTTCGGACAAAACGGATTCATATCGGCATGGATGAGACGTTCCAGCTTGGGCTAGGAAAATACCTGCAGCAGCATGGCTATGAAAACCATATCGATTTGATGAACCGTCATCTTCAAGAGGTCGTGACGATTACAGAAAAGCATGGGCTTAAACCCATGATTTGGAGCGATATGTATTTTCCATTGTTCGCGGAAGACAGCAAATATAAAGATGAGAACGGCAAGATACCGGAAGAGCTTATTGCGCAAATTCCGGATGTGGAGCTCGTGTACTGGAATTATTATAGTCAAGACCAGGAAGTCTATGAAACGGACTTTCATCGCCATATGCTGCTGGGCAAAACGCCAATTTTCGCTGGCGGGGCCTGGACGTGGAACGGAATCGCACCAAACTATGGGAAAGCCATTGTGACAACAGAAGCGGCGATTGCCGCCTGTAAAAAAGAAGGCATTAAGGAAGTCTTTGTTACGATGTGGGGCGATAACGGGGCAGAAACACCGTTCTCCACTTCACTGCCCATCCTGCAATTATTCGCAGAACATACCTATCATCAGGAAGTTACGCTAGAACAGGTAGCGAAGCGGTTTGAATTTTGTAGCGAGGGTCATTTTGATGATTTCATGATGTTAAAAAGGCTGGATGAAACCCCCGGTGTCATGAAGGATAATATGAACACCTCTATGACGTCTAAAGTGTTACTCTACCAGGATATTTTAATTGGATTATATGACGAAAATATCCGCGGCCTGTCTTTAGGCGAGCATTATCAAAAATTAGTCCCAGAGCTTGAAAAGGCAAAGAAAAATAATCCAGGCTGGGCGAGTCTATTTGGTTTTTACGAGCAATTAGCAAGGGTACTCAGTGAGAAGGCGGAAATCGGCCTTAGACTAACAGAGGCTTATAAGGAAAAAGATTACCAACAAATGAAATCCATCCTGGTTAAATTGGATGTGATTCAAACCAATGTGGATCTTTTACGCCAAAAGCACCGCAAAGTATGGTTTGCGGCCTATAAGCCATTCGGCTGGGAAGTGATTGATATTCGATATGGTGGCGTGATTACACGAATTGATTCGGTCAAATATCGGATTAACGAGTGGCTCGATGGCAGAATGACTAGTTTAGAAGAGCTAGAAGAAAAACGCCTGCGCCATGATGGACCATGGGAAGTTGTCGACGGATTAGTAGGTGGCAATGTGTATCATCGAATTGTAACGGCCGGGAACTTCTCGCTCTAA
- a CDS encoding YesL family protein — protein sequence MKKGSWVNVFDWIWRVISANLCWIAFTILGLGVLGFFPSSVALFTIVRKWIRHDTDLSVWKTFKHVYVKEWKRTNGIGLVFYSIGLFLFVDIRIVMGIMTGVFSIFLLVFLYFVAFLFIMSIGYFFSIYVHYQLSTKEYIKQSFLFAVTSFGPTIWIGAGLLMVGMVMWKIPGLLLFISGVAPAYWMMRVCLSRFSKLERIANQPS from the coding sequence ATGAAAAAAGGTTCTTGGGTGAATGTGTTTGACTGGATATGGAGGGTGATTTCGGCCAATTTGTGCTGGATTGCCTTTACCATTCTGGGATTAGGGGTTTTGGGCTTTTTTCCTTCGTCGGTTGCCCTTTTTACCATTGTCCGGAAATGGATTAGACATGATACAGATTTGTCTGTATGGAAGACGTTTAAGCATGTGTACGTTAAAGAATGGAAAAGAACGAATGGAATTGGCCTTGTGTTTTACAGCATTGGCCTTTTCCTCTTTGTCGATATACGGATTGTAATGGGAATCATGACGGGTGTTTTTTCTATCTTTCTGCTCGTATTTTTATACTTTGTCGCCTTCCTGTTTATCATGTCTATTGGCTATTTCTTTTCGATTTATGTTCATTATCAGTTATCCACTAAGGAATATATCAAACAATCCTTTCTCTTTGCTGTGACAAGCTTTGGGCCTACCATTTGGATTGGAGCCGGGCTGTTAATGGTAGGCATGGTCATGTGGAAGATTCCAGGCTTACTCCTCTTTATTTCTGGGGTTGCACCAGCCTATTGGATGATGCGGGTCTGTCTGAGCCGCTTTTCGAAGCTTGAAAGAATCGCCAATCAACCATCATAA
- a CDS encoding glycoside hydrolase family 125 protein, with the protein MTTVIPESMKKLIHHVKEFFPDNLKLQQMFEQCFVNTYTTTMKKQGDGKTFVITGDIPAMWLRDSAAQVRPYLLAAEEDEEIADLLEGVIRQQYAFILHDPYANAFNESANGKGHQNDDTNMTAHVWERKYEIDSLCYPVQLAYLFWKSTGRTSHINETFQQVVETIIQVWRTEQDHEKDSSYRFRRSECRQSDTLIREGKGGRVVPTGMTWSAFRPSDDACTYGYLVPANMFAVVILGYAAEMCEELLINPSLQEECLMLRSEIQSGIEHYAKLDHPIHGELYVYETDGEGRVNLMDDANVPSLLAVPYLGYLSFEDPTYINTRKFLLSRDNPYYYEGKYANGIGSPHTPDHYIWHIALAIQGMTTTNETEKQEIIAYFLQTDGGTHFMHEGFNADCPEEFTRDWFAWANTMFSEFVLSLTGKAVKGSPLYHQLQKINFVK; encoded by the coding sequence ATGACGACAGTGATTCCTGAATCAATGAAAAAACTTATCCATCACGTCAAGGAATTTTTCCCTGATAACCTCAAGCTGCAGCAGATGTTTGAGCAATGTTTTGTCAATACGTATACAACTACCATGAAAAAACAAGGAGATGGCAAAACGTTTGTCATTACAGGCGATATTCCGGCAATGTGGCTGCGGGATTCAGCTGCCCAGGTTCGGCCGTATTTATTGGCTGCGGAAGAGGATGAAGAAATCGCGGATTTGCTCGAAGGAGTGATCCGCCAGCAATATGCTTTTATCCTGCACGATCCATATGCCAATGCCTTTAATGAAAGTGCGAATGGCAAAGGCCATCAAAATGACGATACAAACATGACAGCGCATGTTTGGGAACGAAAATATGAAATTGATTCCTTGTGCTATCCGGTGCAGTTGGCGTACTTATTTTGGAAGTCAACAGGACGTACCTCACATATTAATGAAACGTTCCAGCAGGTGGTAGAAACGATTATCCAAGTATGGAGAACGGAACAAGACCATGAGAAAGATTCTTCTTACCGCTTTAGGCGTTCGGAATGCCGTCAATCCGATACGTTAATTCGTGAGGGCAAGGGAGGCCGGGTGGTTCCGACCGGAATGACATGGAGCGCCTTCCGTCCGAGTGACGATGCCTGCACCTACGGATATCTGGTACCGGCGAATATGTTTGCCGTGGTGATCCTAGGGTATGCAGCTGAAATGTGTGAGGAATTGTTAATCAATCCATCATTACAAGAGGAATGCCTCATGCTCCGTTCGGAAATCCAAAGTGGAATTGAGCACTATGCCAAACTGGATCATCCGATTCACGGCGAACTGTACGTCTATGAAACCGACGGTGAAGGCAGGGTCAATTTGATGGATGACGCCAATGTACCGAGCTTACTGGCCGTACCGTATTTAGGCTACCTTTCATTTGAGGATCCGACCTATATAAATACGCGCAAATTTCTACTAAGCAGAGATAATCCCTACTATTATGAAGGAAAATATGCGAATGGAATAGGCAGTCCACATACTCCTGATCATTACATTTGGCATATTGCCCTTGCAATTCAAGGAATGACAACGACAAATGAAACGGAAAAACAGGAGATAATAGCTTATTTTCTTCAGACAGATGGCGGTACCCATTTCATGCATGAAGGCTTTAATGCCGATTGTCCGGAGGAATTCACAAGGGACTGGTTTGCATGGGCAAACACTATGTTCAGTGAATTTGTCTTAAGTTTAACGGGAAAAGCGGTTAAGGGCAGTCCGCTTTATCACCAATTACAGAAAATCAATTTCGTTAAGTAA
- a CDS encoding alpha-mannosidase, producing MKKTAHIISHSHWDREWYLPFEKHRYYFIKLMNQLIEQFKKEGNTFQSFHLDGQTVLLEDYFAVHPEKREIVKQLIEEKKLYIGPWYVLQDAFLTSSEANIRNLQIGLNDTLAYGHASKIGYFPDTFGIYGQAPQILKQAGIDTAAFGRGVKPTGFNNTVSDTPDFESPYSEMIWKSPDGSSVLGILFANWYSNGNEIPVNEDEAKAFWDKKLQDAEKYASTNQLLFMNGCDHQPLQKTIPKAIETAAALYPDYHFKHSSFDEYTEAVKGSLPEKLQVIEGELRNQRTDGWSTLVNTASSRIYLKQWNNLCQNLLEKTAEPLAAMNYLAGGTYPREYIRFMWKSLMKNHPHDSICGCSVDEVHREMVTRFESVAQMGEVFVQEQAVLLAQTIDTSQTPEGGIPLVVMNTTGWEKNEVVTKTLDLEKVYFSHMHFEEIPAYLQDKEMPEYRLVDDQGKEIHCQLEEATIEFGYDLPDDQFRQPFFAKRAKLSFFAECVPSFGYKTFYLVPADQQIQQQEKVQPAPDNRLEMENEYVHVAFHLDGSYDLTEKQSGVIFHNLGMYEDTGDVGNEYMYKEAKGHAAITTKGVPAKFTLVEKNALRTVLAFTHTLSIPVSADDRLAIERNKLIWHKEREAGRSREMTTIELRTMVTLEKGMKGPAFKLTIDNQATDHRLRVLFPTGLKTETHQADSIFEIVTRPNTAEKEWENPSFCHHQQRFASLSDDKMGLTVATDGLQEYEILPADGTIAVTVLRSTAELGDWGYFPTPEAQCLGMQTAQWQVLPHEKDVIKSQAFVDAYQYKVPLMVIQTDTHEGTLPVTYQFVHTEATGLVWTSMKVGEAKNDVMIRWFNPSEKQASLSATIHDYQSYKSTILEERINPSIDLYEVEKYEIITLGFEK from the coding sequence ATGAAGAAGACAGCCCATATTATCTCTCATTCTCATTGGGACAGGGAATGGTATTTACCTTTTGAAAAACATCGCTACTACTTTATCAAACTAATGAATCAACTTATTGAACAGTTTAAAAAGGAAGGAAATACGTTTCAATCCTTTCATCTAGATGGGCAGACGGTTCTATTAGAGGATTATTTTGCAGTGCATCCGGAAAAGCGTGAAATCGTGAAACAATTAATTGAAGAGAAAAAACTATATATTGGTCCTTGGTATGTACTGCAGGATGCCTTCTTAACTAGCTCTGAGGCCAATATCCGCAACCTGCAGATTGGCCTGAATGATACATTAGCCTATGGTCATGCTTCAAAAATTGGCTATTTTCCTGATACATTCGGCATTTACGGGCAGGCACCGCAGATTCTGAAACAAGCGGGGATTGATACCGCAGCCTTCGGACGGGGCGTGAAACCGACCGGCTTTAATAACACGGTATCAGACACTCCTGATTTTGAATCTCCTTATTCCGAGATGATTTGGAAATCACCTGATGGCTCCAGTGTTTTAGGTATTTTATTTGCCAATTGGTATTCAAATGGGAATGAAATCCCGGTGAACGAAGACGAAGCAAAAGCATTCTGGGATAAAAAACTTCAAGATGCTGAAAAATATGCATCGACGAATCAGTTATTGTTTATGAATGGCTGTGATCACCAGCCGCTGCAAAAGACGATACCAAAGGCGATTGAAACAGCCGCTGCCCTATATCCTGATTACCATTTCAAGCATTCCAGCTTTGACGAATATACAGAGGCGGTAAAAGGTTCTCTTCCAGAAAAGCTGCAAGTGATTGAAGGAGAGCTGCGCAACCAGCGGACAGACGGCTGGTCTACACTTGTCAACACCGCGTCAAGTCGGATTTACCTGAAGCAATGGAACAACCTTTGTCAAAACCTGTTGGAGAAAACAGCTGAACCACTGGCTGCGATGAATTATTTAGCGGGCGGAACCTACCCCCGTGAATACATCCGCTTTATGTGGAAATCGCTGATGAAGAATCACCCGCATGACAGCATTTGCGGCTGCAGTGTTGATGAAGTTCACCGCGAAATGGTCACCCGTTTTGAAAGCGTCGCGCAAATGGGTGAAGTATTCGTACAGGAACAGGCCGTATTGCTTGCCCAAACGATTGATACTTCACAAACACCGGAAGGCGGTATTCCACTTGTTGTCATGAACACAACAGGATGGGAGAAAAATGAAGTCGTTACGAAAACCCTAGATCTTGAAAAGGTGTATTTTTCACACATGCATTTTGAAGAAATTCCTGCTTACCTGCAGGATAAAGAAATGCCGGAATACCGCCTAGTAGATGATCAAGGCAAAGAAATTCACTGTCAGCTCGAAGAAGCAACAATCGAATTTGGCTATGATTTACCGGACGATCAATTCCGCCAGCCGTTTTTTGCTAAACGGGCGAAGTTGTCTTTCTTTGCGGAGTGTGTTCCGTCATTTGGCTATAAAACATTCTATCTTGTGCCTGCTGATCAACAGATCCAGCAACAGGAAAAGGTGCAGCCTGCGCCTGACAACAGGCTTGAAATGGAAAATGAATATGTGCATGTAGCGTTCCATTTGGATGGAAGCTACGATTTAACCGAGAAGCAATCCGGCGTAATCTTCCATAATCTTGGCATGTACGAAGATACTGGGGATGTCGGAAATGAATATATGTACAAAGAAGCAAAGGGTCATGCGGCGATCACAACAAAAGGAGTGCCGGCGAAATTTACCCTTGTAGAAAAAAATGCCCTCAGAACGGTTCTAGCGTTCACGCACACTCTATCGATTCCGGTTTCTGCCGATGACCGACTAGCCATTGAACGGAATAAATTGATTTGGCATAAAGAAAGAGAAGCAGGCAGATCAAGAGAAATGACAACCATCGAACTAAGAACAATGGTCACCCTGGAAAAAGGAATGAAGGGTCCAGCCTTTAAGCTTACGATAGATAACCAAGCAACGGATCACCGTCTGCGCGTTCTCTTCCCGACCGGACTAAAGACCGAAACACATCAAGCAGATAGTATTTTTGAAATTGTCACCCGCCCGAATACAGCGGAGAAGGAATGGGAGAATCCAAGCTTTTGCCATCATCAGCAGCGATTTGCCAGCCTCTCAGATGACAAGATGGGCTTAACCGTCGCAACCGATGGTCTTCAGGAATATGAAATCTTGCCGGCAGACGGAACAATTGCCGTTACCGTGCTGCGCTCGACGGCGGAACTGGGTGACTGGGGCTACTTCCCGACACCTGAAGCCCAATGCTTAGGGATGCAAACAGCGCAATGGCAGGTGCTTCCCCATGAAAAGGATGTCATTAAGTCACAGGCATTTGTAGACGCTTACCAATATAAAGTGCCGCTGATGGTTATTCAGACCGATACTCATGAGGGAACATTACCGGTGACCTATCAGTTTGTACACACCGAGGCAACCGGTCTTGTATGGACATCGATGAAGGTGGGGGAAGCGAAGAATGATGTCATGATTCGCTGGTTTAATCCGTCTGAGAAACAAGCAAGCCTAAGCGCTACTATTCATGATTACCAATCCTATAAGAGTACGATTCTTGAAGAAAGAATAAATCCATCAATAGATTTATATGAAGTAGAAAAATACGAAATTATTACCCTTGGTTTCGAAAAATAG